The bacterium DNA segment TGGTTTTTAAAAGATGTGGGTAAGGATAAGCCCATCAAGGGAGAGGGAATTTTGCTTTGTCTCCCAACTAACTGTTTAACTTAGTTTTGAGTAGTTACGCTCCCTTTGATCAATTTCAATATCTCCCTGTCCTTTACCTTCAGATAGGCTTGCTCCTTCCACCTTCCGGCCAGGGCATTAGGGAGCCTAAGCAGGGCCCTTAAGAAGGCCTTCCAGAATCGCATTCTACCCCGGAAAAGATCGCGAATCAAAAAGAGGGGACAGTATAAGAGATGGGAAAGAATAAGCCCTGGATCAGAGATATTCTTCCAGGTGAAGAGGTAATTATTTCGGGCAGAAATAAGCTTAACCCATTCCGGTTTAAATTCTTTGGTGATGGTCGCCTGGACCTTATGATACATCAGGCTCCTTGGTTCGTAGACACACCTTAACCCTCTCTTCCAGGCCCGATAACATATATCCACATCTTCATAGTAAAAAGGGTGATATAAGGGATCAAACCCCTCTAATTCCAAGAACTTCTCCCGATGATAGGCGCCGGCTCCGCCGCAGACAAATAAAGGTGGATTTTGGTCGTCTTCTCTTTTATTTATCACCGTTAAGTGGCCGTATTTGAAGAAACCTCCGTGATTCCCGGTGAGGTAGGTTCCATCGAAGCGGTAGATCCTGGTTGCTACGGCAAAGACATCCTCCTTTTGGAAATGGTCCAAAAGATAAACAAAGGCATCCGGCGCGGGTTTGACGTCGTTGTTAAGCAAAATAACCACAGGGGCCTTACTCTTTCTTACCCCCATGTTAGTCGCCTCACCAAATCCTATCTTTTGGTCTAGGGTGATTATTTGAATCTGAGGGAAATTGTCTCTAATAAACCGGACACTTTCATCTTTACTATGGTCATCTACCAGAATGACTTCGTAGCTGTAACCACTATTAGATGCCGCCAGACATACTCGGGGCAAGCATTCTTCCAGAAGATCTGCTCCGTTTCGGTTGGTAATGACAATACTAATATCTAACATTGGCAACGGGTGATTGGCCACGGGTGTCTGATGGTCTTTAAAGATAAGGATAACCCTGACTGCTGACTATTAGGTATAGGAACACGTGGCAACGTGTCCCTACAATGACTTTAAAGAAGGGGTAACCCTCTGACTGCTGACTATTATACCTGAAGAAGCGAGTTATTGCAATCAAATTTGTTGACAAAGCCG contains these protein-coding regions:
- a CDS encoding glycosyltransferase family 2 protein codes for the protein MLDISIVITNRNGADLLEECLPRVCLAASNSGYSYEVILVDDHSKDESVRFIRDNFPQIQIITLDQKIGFGEATNMGVRKSKAPVVILLNNDVKPAPDAFVYLLDHFQKEDVFAVATRIYRFDGTYLTGNHGGFFKYGHLTVINKREDDQNPPLFVCGGAGAYHREKFLELEGFDPLYHPFYYEDVDICYRAWKRGLRCVYEPRSLMYHKVQATITKEFKPEWVKLISARNNYLFTWKNISDPGLILSHLLYCPLFLIRDLFRGRMRFWKAFLRALLRLPNALAGRWKEQAYLKVKDREILKLIKGSVTTQN